Proteins found in one Miscanthus floridulus cultivar M001 chromosome 4, ASM1932011v1, whole genome shotgun sequence genomic segment:
- the LOC136548332 gene encoding uncharacterized mitochondrial protein AtMg00810-like, which translates to MDNCKPVSMPMSVQDKLSSVQGTALSDADAFIHRSAVGGLQYLTLTRPDISFAINKVCLYLSKPTTVHWEAVKRILRYVNGTVSTGLRIRKSPSMLLSVFTDADWAGSVDDRRSTAGYALFFGPNLMSWSSRKQPTVS; encoded by the coding sequence ATGGACAACTGCAAGCCAGTCTCTATGCCGATGTCTGTCCAAGACAAGTTGTCTTCAGTTCAGGGCACTGCACTAAGTGATGCTGATGCTTTTATTCATCGGAGTGCTGTTGGGGGACTCCAGTATCTGACGCTTACTAGACCAGACATCTCTTTCGCCATCAACAAGGTCTGTCTGTATCTCTCAAAGCCAACAACGGTGCACTGGGAAGCTGTGAAGAGAATTTTGCGATATGTTAACGGCACAGTCAGTACAGGGCTACGCATCAGAAAATCCCCCTCGATGTTGCTCAGTGTTTTTACTGATGCTGATTGGGCAGGCAGTGTAGACGACCGGCGTTCTACTGCAGGCTATGCTCTTTTCTTTGGCCCTAATTTGATGTCGTGGAGCTCTCGGAAGCAACCCACGGTGTCATGA